From Calliphora vicina chromosome 3, idCalVici1.1, whole genome shotgun sequence:
gaaatcggtgttggtgcgtgatgtttttgattccaaatgacgtaaaaaaattattttcattattattccaaaaattattccaaaaatttcgccaaaattagttatatcccTACTGCACATGTATGCAGTGCCTTTTGTTGGCACATTCAATCTTCGATCggtcaacaccatatcgtgattttttttcaattgtttcgggtgtagagacttCTACTAGACGCCCAGAACTTTCGACATGttcgtgcttgtacggccacaacgaaattatgcaaaccacttttttaccattgaaattgatggtgaaaagacgaaattctttttttctaatttctccTCAAGTAATGAGGTctgtcaaataaaatttaaattacgcCAAACGTTCTatctttttttgctttcaatattCTTTAGATCTGTAAACGCAATGTCGCTcctttgatttttatgattttgtgttttttggctggacttagcattttcttataataaattttaatttctcgttttattattttacaaattggttttattattttatattatttaaatatataacaaaaaacagCCTTATTTCATAgctgtaaaacaaaataactcaaaatcttaaataaattagttttttattattatttcttaaaaatttatttttatacccttcaccttcgtgaagggtatatataagtttgtcattccgtttgtaatttctacatttttcatttccgaccctataaagtatatatattctggatccttatagatagcggagtcgattatgcCATGTCTGTTTGACTGTGTGtcatcaattttctgaagaccccagatatcttcgggatccaaatcttcaataattctgccagacatgctttcgagaattttgctatttaaaatcagtccacaaatggctaagatatgaagaaaaaaccaagacaatctccatttttgacctatatctggattactaagacattaatatagacaatatggatatctaatgatagatatttcaaagacatttgcaacgacgtatataagatcatagtaagttggacctaacaatcgaaaaaattttttcccaaaaaattaaaaaacaactggataaaaaaaatgtaattttgtttacctaaaaatatttaaaatttttaagtataatttggtgaagggtatatatgattcggcacagccgaatatagcactgttacttgtttttttattttacagtgaaCTGTGTAACCATACTATATTGATAACAtcgaaaaatataaatcttcaaagtattatagcaaataatattgaaaaagtagatttaaatagcatattcaatgttttttgctggacttagcatgttttcttattattattttttttttttggtttgtggaGTTAGCACTTTTGTGTATCACTGAAAAATCATcagttagaaacaaaataacgaaattttttattgcaaaatatgtattttatgttttactatctttctgcatcaaaatcttaatttcaatcaaaagtggacttgttacgtttgcgtactaagctaacgatataataaatattttatttatttagcttcAATTTATATAACCAATAAAAGCTAAGAATTttgtcacacatgacaaatatttgacgaaaaagacgtaaccactaaataaaatacatttggattctattatttatttcaaaaactaattttacttaggatgattcaaaacaaaaaatttagttttattttatttgatgctgtttgatcttacaaaacacttgtaagagtaaacattGGAAAGGTCTCTtcgaaagttaatttcaacagactTATGAACTTATATATATTCTTACAACTTATGGTGAAGAGTGCATTGTATTGGAAAGGTTTCTTAAAGAAATTAGTTTGTtaccacaaacaaaaatttcatcgaaatccaATCCTCTTATTTCAAAACGGTCCCACCttaaaccaaaataaatatatccgtttaaaatagcattttaatttaatcctcatttagcatttattggattagaatcaatttctgagtcgattaaatgatgtccatccgtccgtccgtctggctgactGTCCAGGTAAACCTTGTTCACAAAGTACGGCTcgatcaaatgcattttttcggTCCCataacgaagcctattgaaactggctgaaatcagtccattatttcaccaagcCCCAATACAAATTTCGCTCAAAATTAGTTGTTTATACACGGAAGTCATGTCACAAAATGTTATGATTATCaacccataattagtcatagcttccatataacccccacttccgaaaatcattcacgaaaataaattattgaatttatatataaaagttttgTGTGATGAATTCATGTCATTATTGTGTCCTGATTTTAAGCTGATTTTCAGAAACCAGattaatttggtttttataaaaacgttcataaattggaaaaaataagatgatattttttaaatatttttattttttaattttcttaaaaaatattatgatattatctgttaaataaattaaaaaactaaataacatAATAATAACTTTGGTATACAGTTTACATAGACTTTTTGGTATAGCAATTAAAGTAGGTACGTTTTTTTggtttgatttttgtttataataaatacacaCACTAAAATACGGAATAAATTCTAATGAAATCCTTTTGCAGGAAAAGGTGAAATTTCTAGAAAAgtgaatgatgatgatgagccAATGTTAAAGGTGCAGCATGGAGATGAGCATGGGGCACAGCATGGACATGGCCATGTGATACGGCATGTAATTTAGCTAAACGTGGTTGGGGGAAGGCATAACCCACAGACACATGATGAGTGGTGGTTTTTGGTCCAGGAATAGCGCGATAGCTGGGTAGGGGTTCTACGAAAGGTAGAGCTTCGTACACGGGAGGGAGGATGGGAGCGGGAGCTGGAACAACATGGGCATGAGTATGTACCACAGGAGCGGGCAGTAAAGGAGCAGGAGCTGGGAGGAAATGTGCTGGAGCTGGGAGAAATTGAGTGGGAGCAGGGTGGAAATGTGCTGGAGCTGGGAGTAATTGAGCTGGAGCAGGCAACAAAGGTGCTGGGGCTGGTAGTAGAGGTGCTGGAGCTGGTAGCAAAGGTGCAGGGGCTGGCAAAAGATGACCAGCATGGAAGTGAGCTGGTGGTAAAAATTTAGCGTGATGTTGAGGGAACCAAGGATCTGCAGGGGCAGCATGGAAATGGGCTGGTGGTAATACTGGTGGCACTAAATCCAAATGATCGGGTACTCCATGGAAACCATAGGGATGGGAGGGTTTAGCCTGTGCGCATACAACAGCGAAAGCTAACAAGGCGAAAGCCTAAAAGAGAAATTGTGTtaatagatttatttaaaactatttattttgttatgaactTACCACTTTAACATTCATCATCTTGTGTGGTTTTGTAAACTGAAATTCccgttttattaaattgtttgtatGACAGACAACTCTTTGTCTATGCAAATAATATGAAActaatgaattattaattattgcaCGGTAATTTATACTGAAAACACCTGTTTATGAATTTAGCCACCATGTAATACATGCTTTctcaaattattaataatttttcacctaatactttttcattattgtttgtttggtattgtaaAATTGCCTCACTAGCAAGTTCCCTTTTATTTGTTGCATTTGCCACCCAAAAAGGCTCGCCATATTTGGTTACACTAATTTTTGGGTGTGTTACCAACTCTTTTTCGTTTTGAAATACACTCGTACGTACAGAGGCTAACTGAGGCACCTTATATCAGCCACTTTGTCTGCAAaacaatttgtatgaaaaaatattattaaaagccGCCTGGCAGAGTGCGTGAttataatttgtacaaaatgaCTGTGAAATAAGTCGTGACTTATGCATTCGATTGGCCTACAAAATCCATTTGAAAATACTTAgcaaaagaaagaaaacaaatcaaAGTATTGCTTGgcctgtaaatatgtatgtatgtattgaaaatgttcaataaatattgttagtttttttgcttctatattttcatttgattttgtttttgtagtgGGTCTACAATTATGGTATTTTGGGTTAATAACccaattaaattttgtagacTGTTTTCAATTTGGTTGGTTACTTATTCATTCGTATGTTTGTATTtggtataaacaaaaattatgtaattttagttttgtcgtttttattatataataaacatttttaaaaatagaaataaacaaacaccaacaaaaatttaattgcgttaatttgaaaaatgaatTGACGTTATTGtgtatttattatgtattttaatttaagttgGCAATGCAGTTAACAAGTACTTAATTAGATCAGTCTGTTAGTGgttcaatgaaaataaatataaatatacagtggacaataatataaaaaaaagagtaatTTGAAATGAACAACATATTTACTAGAGGTTAAGTTTATATCCTTTTATTAACAGCCAGgaccacgatgtcgaaagaaaaacgatttgaacaaatttgtatgaaaactatttgaaacatttgtacaatatagaTTTATTCAAATTGTTGGCCATTGtttgctatgaccttttcccatctttctggcaacatatggattccgagctaaaataactgttcatcttttgcggacatgaacgaatcaagccaatatcggatactctgttccaaagtgcaTCGTATCACTGCTTTGATCCAAAAAATAGTAGGCGGACGggacacggtctggactataaagtgggtgtGGCAAAACTTACCAaacacttcattttaaatactttataacaggtattgtcatgatgaaatattgcaatttcatgtttggccgcatattctggtagttttttcgaatttttatatgaaaatcaagtaaaacctaaaagtggctataaatagtggtccaaatggaaaaaggacgatcatcagtgatcaccaatattttcaatcaaaaatcaaatttttatatgaaaatcatgtaaaacctaaaagtggctataactcagtaaatagtggtccaaatggaaaaaggacgaacatctgtgatcaccaatattttcaatcaaaaatcgattttttaaatgaaaatcaagtaaaacctaaaagtggctataattctgtaaatagtggtccaaatggaaaaaggacgatcatctgtgatcaccaatattttcaatcaaaaatcgaatttttatatgaaaatcaagtaaaacctaaaagtggctataactcagtaaatagtggtccaaatggaaaaaggacgatcatctgtgataaCCTATAGTTTCaattaaaaatcgaattttttatatgaaaatcaagtaaaacctaaaagtggctataactcagtaaatagtggtccaaatggaaaaaggacgatcatctgtgatcacctatattttcaaccaaaaatcgaatttttatatgaaaatcaagtaaaacctaaaagtggctataattctgtaaatagtggtccaaatggaaaaaggacgaccatctgtgatcacctatattttccaccaaaaatcgaattttttatatgaaaatcaagtaaaacataaaagtggctataattctgtaaataatggtccaaatggaaaaaggacgatcatctgtgatcacctatattttcaaccaaaaatcgaatttttatatgaaaatcaagtaaaacctaAAAGTGGTTATAATTCtgtaaatggaaaaaggacgaccatctgtgatcacctatattttccaccaaaaatcgaattttttatacgaaaatcaagtaaaacctaaaagtggctataactcagtaaatagtggtccaaatggaaaaaaatcgaatttttatatgaaaatcaagtaaaacctaaaagtggctataactcagtaaatagtggtccaaatggaaaaaggacgatcatctgtgatcaactatattttcaaccaaaaatcgaatttttatatgaaaatcaagtaaaacctaaaagtggctataattctgtaaatagtggtccaaatggaaaaaggacgatcatctgtgatcaccaatattttcaatcaaaaatcgaatttttatatgaaaatcaagtaaaacctaaaagtggctataactcagtaaatagtggtccaaatggaaaaaggacgatcatctgtgatcacctatagtttcaattaaaaatcgaattttttatatgaaaatcaagtaaaacctaaaagtggctataactcagtaaatagtggtccaaatggaaaaaggacgatcatctgtgatcacctatattttcaaccaaaaatcgaatttttatatgaaaatcaagtaaaacctaAAAGTGGTTATAATTCtgtaaatggaaaaaggacgaccatctgtgatcacctatattttccaccaaaaatcgaattttttatacgaaaatcaagtaaaacctaaaagtggctataactcagtaaatagtggtccaaatggaaaaaggacgatcatctgtgatcacctatattttcaaccaaaaatcgaatttttatatgaaaatcaagtaaaacctaaaagtggctataactcagtaaatagtggtccaaatggaaaaaggacgaccatctgtgatcacctatattttccaccaaaaatcgaattttttatatgaaaatcaagtaaaacttaaaagtggctataactcagtaaatagtggtccaaatggaaaaaggacgatcatctgtgatcacctatattttctaccaaaaatcgaatttttatatgaaaatcaagtaaaacctaaaagtggctataactcagtaaatagtggtccaaatggaaaaaggacgatcatctgtgatcacctatattttcaaccaaaaatcgaattttttatgtgaaaatcaagtaaaacctaaaagtggctataactcagtaaatagtggtccaaatggaaaaaggacgatcatctgtgatcaactatattttcaaccaaaaatcgaatttttatatgaaaatcaagtaaaacctaaaagtggctataattctgtaaatagtggtccaaatggaaaaaggacgatcatctgtgatcacaaatattttcaatcaaaaatcgaatttttatatgaaaatcaagtaaaacctaaaagtggctataactcagtaaatagtggtccaaatggaaaaaggacgatcatctgtgatcacctatagtttcaattaaaaatcgatttttttatatgaaaatcaagtaaaacctaaaagtggctataactcagtaaatagtggtccaaatggaaaaaggacgatcatctgtgatcacctatattttcaaccaaaaatcgaatttttatatgaaaatcaagtaaaacctaAAAGTGGTTATAATTCtgtaaatggaaaaaggacgaccatctgtgatcacctatattttccaccaaaaatcgaattttttatacgaaaatcaagtaaaacctaaaagtggctataactcagtaaatagtggtccaaatggaaaaaggacgatcatctgtgatcacctatattttcaaccaaaaatcgaatttttatatgaaaatcaagtaaaacctaaaagtggctataactcagtaaatagtggtccaaatggaaaaaggacgatcatctgtgatcacctatattttctaccaaaaatcgaatttttatatgaaaatcaagtaaaacctaaaagtggctttaactcagtaaatagtggtccaaatggaaaaaggacgatcatctgtgatcacctatattttcaaccaaaaatcgaattttttatgtgaaaatcaagtaaaacctaaaagtggctataactcagtaaatagtggtccaaatggaaaaaggacaatcatctgtgatcaccaatattttcaatcaaaaatcgaatttttatatgaaaatcaagtaaaacctaaaagtggctataactcagtaaatagtggtccaaatggaaaaagggcgatcatctgtgatcacctatattttcaaccaaaaatcgaatttttatatgaaaatcaagtaaaacctaaaagtggctataactcagtaaatagtggtccaaatggaaaaaggacgatcatctgtgatcaactattttttcaaccaaaaatcgaatttttatatgaaaatcaagtaaaacctaaaagtggctataactcagtaaatagtggtccaaatgcaaaaaggacgatcatctgtgatcacctctattttcaaccaaaaatcgaatttttatatgaaaatcaagtaaaacctaaaagtggctataactcagtaaatagtggtccaaatgaaaaaaggacgatcatctgtgatcacctatattttcaaccaaaaatcgaatttttatatgaaaatcaagtaaaacctaAAAGTGGTTATAATtctgtaaatagtggtccaaatggaaaaaggacgatcatctgtgatcacctatattttctaccaaaaatcgattttttatatgaaaatcaagtaaaacctaaaagtggctataactcagtaaatagtggtcca
This genomic window contains:
- the LOC135956080 gene encoding uncharacterized protein LOC135956080 → MMNVKVAFALLAFAVVCAQAKPSHPYGFHGVPDHLDLVPPVLPPAHFHAAPADPWFPQHHAKFLPPAHFHAGHLLPAPAPLLPAPAPLLPAPAPLLPAPAQLLPAPAHFHPAPTQFLPAPAHFLPAPAPLLPAPVVHTHAHVVPAPAPILPPVYEALPFVEPLPSYRAIPGPKTTTHHVSVGYAFPQPRLAKLHAVSHGHVHAVPHAHLHAAPLTLAHHHHSLF